From a single Paraburkholderia edwinii genomic region:
- the kdgT gene encoding 2-keto-3-deoxygluconate transporter, with protein sequence MKIKQAIDRIPGGLMLVPLLLGACVHTFAPHAGKYLGSFSNALITGTLPILAVWFFCMGASISLKATPVVLRKSGVLVVTKVATAALAGVIASHFLPPGGITSGFLTGLSALTVICVMNETNGGLYMALMQQYGTKEEAGAFCLMSLESGPFMTMVTLGIAGLASFPYATLFGALLPFLIGFALGNLDPELRRFFGSAVPVMVPFFAFALGNNLDFAVIANTGLLGILVGVCVMLVTGTTLVLADIFLAKGNGTAGVGACSTAGAAVAVPQIIAGIEPRYAAVAPAATALVATSVVVTALLTPIVTSLWARRWGVLSAKYRDAAYASRDARADSQTLDAQMERRPLEQ encoded by the coding sequence ATGAAGATCAAGCAAGCGATCGACCGCATTCCCGGCGGACTGATGCTGGTTCCGCTGCTGCTCGGCGCGTGCGTGCACACGTTCGCGCCGCACGCGGGCAAATATCTCGGCTCGTTTTCGAATGCGCTGATCACCGGCACGCTGCCGATTCTCGCCGTCTGGTTCTTCTGTATGGGCGCGAGCATCAGCCTGAAGGCGACGCCGGTCGTGCTGCGCAAAAGCGGCGTGCTCGTCGTGACCAAAGTGGCGACCGCCGCGCTTGCCGGCGTGATCGCCTCGCACTTCCTCCCGCCGGGCGGCATCACGTCCGGATTCCTCACGGGCCTCTCCGCGCTGACCGTGATCTGCGTGATGAACGAGACCAACGGCGGCCTCTATATGGCGCTGATGCAGCAATACGGCACCAAAGAGGAAGCCGGTGCGTTCTGCCTGATGTCGCTCGAATCGGGGCCGTTCATGACGATGGTCACGCTCGGCATTGCGGGCCTCGCGAGCTTTCCGTATGCAACGCTGTTCGGCGCGCTGCTGCCGTTTCTGATCGGCTTCGCGCTCGGCAATCTCGATCCCGAACTGCGACGCTTCTTTGGTTCGGCCGTGCCCGTGATGGTGCCGTTCTTCGCTTTCGCGCTCGGCAACAACCTCGATTTCGCGGTGATCGCGAACACGGGCCTGCTTGGGATTCTGGTCGGCGTCTGCGTCATGCTCGTAACCGGCACGACGCTCGTGCTCGCCGATATTTTTCTCGCGAAAGGCAACGGCACGGCGGGCGTGGGCGCGTGTTCGACGGCGGGCGCCGCGGTCGCGGTGCCGCAGATCATCGCGGGTATCGAGCCGCGTTATGCGGCGGTTGCGCCGGCCGCGACGGCCCTGGTTGCGACCTCGGTTGTCGTGACCGCGCTGCTGACGCCGATCGTCACGTCGCTATGGGCGCGTCGCTGGGGTGTGCTGTCGGCGAAGTATCGCGATGCTGCCTATGCGTCGCGCGATGCGCGGGCCGATTCGCAGACGCTCGATGCGCAGATGGAGCGCAGGCCGCTTGAGCAATGA
- the kduI gene encoding 5-dehydro-4-deoxy-D-glucuronate isomerase encodes MDVRQSIHSEHAKTLDTAGLRKQFLVENMFEPDALKLTYSHIDRIIVGGALPVSRPVEVSASLGKAIGVNTLLERRELGAINIGGAGWVEVDGKRFEVGNEEALYIGQGAQSVTFGSVDAARPAKFYLNCAPAHTSYPTRRITLAEASPETLGDPKTSNRRTIHKFIVPEVVQTCQLSMGMTKLEEGNLWNTMPCHTHDRRMEVYFYFNLADDAAVFHMMGEPHETRHILVHNEQAVISPSWSIHSGVGTRAYTFIWGMVGENLVFKDMDHVAVADLR; translated from the coding sequence ATGGACGTTCGCCAAAGCATCCACAGCGAGCACGCGAAAACGCTCGATACCGCGGGGCTGCGCAAACAGTTTCTCGTCGAAAATATGTTCGAGCCGGATGCGCTGAAGCTCACGTATAGCCATATCGACCGCATCATCGTCGGCGGCGCGCTGCCGGTGTCGCGGCCGGTCGAGGTGTCGGCGTCGCTCGGCAAGGCGATCGGCGTCAACACTCTGCTCGAGCGGCGCGAACTCGGCGCGATCAATATCGGCGGCGCCGGATGGGTCGAGGTGGACGGCAAGCGCTTCGAGGTCGGCAACGAAGAAGCGTTGTATATCGGGCAGGGCGCGCAGTCGGTCACGTTCGGCAGCGTCGATGCGGCGCGGCCCGCGAAGTTCTATCTGAATTGTGCGCCCGCGCACACGTCGTATCCGACCCGCCGCATCACGCTCGCCGAAGCGTCGCCGGAAACCTTGGGCGACCCGAAGACGAGCAATCGCCGCACGATTCACAAGTTCATCGTGCCCGAGGTCGTACAGACCTGCCAGCTATCGATGGGCATGACAAAGCTCGAGGAAGGCAACCTCTGGAACACGATGCCGTGTCATACGCATGACCGCCGCATGGAGGTGTACTTCTACTTCAATCTTGCGGACGACGCGGCGGTCTTTCACATGATGGGCGAGCCGCACGAAACGCGGCACATTCTCGTGCACAACGAACAGGCCGTGATTTCACCAAGCTGGTCGATTCATTCCGGTGTCGGCACGCGCGCGTACACGTTTATCTGGGGGATGGTCGGCGAGAACCTCGTGTTCAAGGACATGGACCACGTCGCGGTCGCGGACCTGCGCTAA
- the kduD gene encoding 2-dehydro-3-deoxy-D-gluconate 5-dehydrogenase KduD gives MSTPISAPMSTPISASLFDLTGKVAIVTGSNTGLGAGMAIALARAGCDIVGVYHSAPGDTPGVIREIGRRCVDVQADLGTIEPVARIVREALDAYGRIDVLINNAGTIRRNDALDFTEADWDAVTGVNLKTVFFLAQAVARQFVVQKSGGKIINIASMLSFQGGVRVSSYTAAKSGVLGLTRLLANEWAERGINVNAIAPGYMATRNTEPLRDDTRRSGEILARIPAGRWGAPGDLAGPVVFLASAASDYVHGHTLAVDGGWLGR, from the coding sequence ATGAGCACGCCAATCAGCGCGCCGATGAGCACGCCCATAAGCGCCAGCCTGTTCGATCTGACCGGCAAGGTCGCGATCGTGACGGGCAGCAACACGGGCCTTGGAGCGGGCATGGCAATCGCGCTCGCGCGGGCCGGCTGCGACATCGTCGGCGTTTATCACAGCGCGCCTGGCGATACGCCGGGCGTGATACGCGAAATCGGGCGGCGCTGTGTCGATGTGCAGGCGGATCTCGGCACGATCGAACCCGTCGCGCGCATCGTGCGCGAGGCGCTCGACGCGTACGGGCGCATCGATGTGCTGATCAATAACGCGGGCACGATTCGCCGCAACGACGCGCTCGATTTCACCGAAGCAGACTGGGACGCGGTAACCGGTGTCAACCTCAAGACCGTGTTCTTTCTCGCCCAGGCCGTCGCGCGGCAGTTCGTCGTGCAGAAGAGCGGCGGCAAGATTATCAATATCGCGTCGATGCTGTCGTTTCAGGGCGGCGTGCGCGTGTCGTCGTATACGGCCGCGAAAAGCGGCGTGCTCGGTCTGACACGCCTGCTCGCGAACGAATGGGCCGAACGCGGCATCAATGTCAATGCGATCGCGCCCGGCTATATGGCCACGCGCAATACGGAGCCGCTGCGCGACGATACACGCCGCAGCGGCGAAATCCTCGCGCGCATTCCCGCGGGCCGCTGGGGCGCACCCGGCGATCTCGCCGGGCCCGTCGTGTTTCTGGCTTCTGCCGCATCGGACTACGTGCACGGCCATACGCTTGCCGTCGACGGCGGGTGGCTCGGGCGCTGA
- the kdgR gene encoding DNA-binding transcriptional regulator KdgR, whose amino-acid sequence MRVAARKIKADEKVGDIALAGGAELAADGGGERGESVAAVNKVFAILQALGANSEIGISELSQRLVMSKSTVHRFLQTLKSLGYVAQEEDTDRYRLTIKLFELGSKALESVDLVREADVQMRRLSQLTREAIHLGAFDENSIVYIHKIDADYDLRMQSRIGRRNPLYSTAIGKVLLAWMEPDEARNVLAQVVFRKSTQKTLASAEAVLSILPHVREQGYGEDNEEQEEGLQCIAVPVFERFGRVIAGLSISFPSMRCGADTKAHYVALLKEAGRAISAQLGYQDSVRAPD is encoded by the coding sequence ATGCGAGTGGCAGCGAGAAAGATTAAAGCCGACGAGAAAGTCGGCGATATCGCATTGGCCGGCGGCGCGGAACTCGCCGCGGACGGCGGCGGCGAACGCGGCGAATCGGTCGCGGCCGTCAACAAGGTGTTCGCCATCCTGCAAGCGCTCGGCGCAAATAGCGAAATCGGCATCAGCGAACTGTCGCAGCGTCTCGTGATGTCGAAGAGTACCGTGCACCGCTTCCTGCAGACACTCAAGAGCCTCGGCTATGTCGCGCAGGAAGAGGACACCGACCGCTATCGTCTGACCATCAAACTGTTCGAACTCGGTTCAAAGGCGCTTGAAAGTGTCGACCTCGTGCGCGAAGCCGATGTGCAGATGCGCCGTCTTTCGCAACTGACGCGCGAAGCGATTCACCTCGGCGCATTCGACGAAAACAGCATTGTTTATATCCACAAGATCGACGCCGACTACGACCTGCGCATGCAATCGCGCATCGGGCGGCGTAATCCGCTCTACAGCACGGCGATCGGCAAGGTGCTGCTTGCGTGGATGGAACCCGACGAGGCACGCAACGTGCTAGCACAAGTGGTGTTCCGCAAGTCGACGCAGAAGACACTGGCGTCGGCCGAAGCCGTGCTGAGCATTCTGCCGCATGTGCGTGAGCAAGGTTACGGCGAGGACAACGAAGAGCAGGAAGAAGGGCTGCAATGCATCGCGGTGCCAGTGTTCGAGCGGTTCGGGCGCGTGATCGCAGGGCTTTCGATTTCGTTTCCGAGCATGCGTTGCGGCGCCGATACGAAAGCGCATTATGTCGCGTTGCTAAAAGAGGCTGGGCGTGCGATTTCGGCACAACTGGGCTATCAGGACAGTGTTCGCGCACCGGATTGA
- a CDS encoding response regulator: MHKQLNNSCFLGNNAKMNGALRLDQATIVLVEDDPQNRESLKSLLESEGAHVVAVSDAEEGVEAAVRVMPDAVVCDIDLPAMDGFYLIQRLRDHEIRGDHAPAVAIAITGHTDEAYRLRSIGEGFQHFMTKPARPETLVTLLHDAIGARAAG, encoded by the coding sequence ATGCATAAACAGCTGAACAACAGCTGCTTTTTAGGTAACAACGCAAAAATGAACGGTGCATTAAGGCTCGATCAGGCGACGATCGTGCTTGTGGAAGACGACCCGCAGAATCGCGAGTCGCTCAAGAGTTTGCTGGAGTCCGAAGGCGCGCATGTGGTGGCGGTGTCGGATGCGGAGGAGGGAGTCGAAGCGGCGGTGCGTGTGATGCCCGACGCTGTCGTATGCGACATCGACTTGCCTGCGATGGACGGGTTCTATCTGATCCAGCGGTTACGCGATCACGAGATTCGCGGTGATCACGCGCCCGCGGTGGCGATTGCAATTACCGGCCATACCGACGAAGCCTACCGCTTGCGCAGCATTGGCGAGGGATTCCAACATTTCATGACGAAGCCGGCCCGTCCCGAGACGCTGGTGACGCTGTTGCACGACGCGATCGGCGCGCGTGCGGCGGGTTAG
- a CDS encoding Fur family transcriptional regulator gives MKTAKALATADKPVAEKPAPVRARAHTRHAGHTAHTGHHHPASAEAALALADEYCRERGEKLTPIRRKVLELLLNSGRATKAYSLLDDMRQIHPGSAPPTVYRALDFLLAAGLVHRIESINAFTVCHDLTQCQHGMLVVCQQCGSVAELHQPKLREALIAQVEHAGYRLAGEEIELKGLCAACQAAQAAGN, from the coding sequence ATGAAAACCGCAAAGGCATTAGCGACCGCCGACAAGCCGGTCGCCGAAAAACCGGCGCCCGTCCGCGCGCGCGCCCATACCAGGCACGCCGGGCATACCGCGCACACCGGGCATCACCATCCCGCTTCGGCCGAAGCGGCGCTCGCGCTTGCCGACGAATATTGCCGCGAGCGCGGCGAAAAGCTCACGCCGATCCGCCGCAAGGTGCTCGAACTGTTGCTCAACTCGGGGCGCGCGACCAAAGCCTATTCGCTGCTCGACGACATGCGGCAGATTCACCCTGGCTCGGCGCCGCCCACGGTGTATCGCGCACTGGATTTTCTGCTCGCGGCCGGGCTTGTGCACCGCATCGAGTCGATCAACGCATTCACGGTTTGCCACGATCTGACGCAATGCCAGCACGGCATGCTCGTGGTGTGTCAGCAGTGCGGCAGCGTCGCTGAACTGCATCAGCCGAAGTTGCGCGAAGCGCTGATCGCGCAGGTCGAGCACGCAGGCTACCGTCTCGCGGGCGAAGAGATCGAGCTGAAGGGGCTGTGCGCAGCATGTCAGGCAGCGCAAGCCGCCGGCAACTGA
- a CDS encoding glutathione S-transferase family protein: protein MTITLYAWATPNGRKISVALEEMELPYTVKPIDIGNKAQFQEEFLRISPNNKIPAIVDPQGPDGQPISVFESGAILLYLGEKTGKFLPKSLRDRVPVLEWLMWQMGGFGPMPGQVHHFAALQSESDRAYGFKRFSAETRRLYSVLDTRLAKTEYVAGDLSVADFAILGWAWRHERHKVDLADYPNVHRWYRMMFERPAVQRGFDVKLD, encoded by the coding sequence ATGACAATCACGCTCTACGCCTGGGCCACGCCGAACGGACGCAAGATCAGCGTCGCGCTCGAGGAAATGGAACTGCCATACACGGTCAAGCCGATCGACATCGGCAACAAGGCGCAATTCCAGGAAGAATTCCTACGCATCAGCCCGAACAACAAGATTCCGGCGATCGTCGATCCGCAGGGTCCGGACGGGCAGCCGATCAGTGTGTTCGAATCGGGCGCGATCCTGCTTTATCTCGGCGAAAAGACCGGCAAATTCCTGCCGAAGAGCCTGCGCGACCGCGTACCGGTGCTCGAATGGCTGATGTGGCAGATGGGCGGTTTCGGACCGATGCCGGGGCAGGTGCATCACTTCGCCGCGCTGCAATCGGAAAGCGACCGCGCGTACGGATTCAAGCGTTTTTCCGCGGAAACGCGACGGCTTTATTCGGTGCTCGACACGCGCCTCGCCAAAACCGAATATGTGGCGGGCGATCTGTCGGTCGCGGATTTCGCGATTCTCGGCTGGGCGTGGCGCCACGAACGCCATAAGGTCGATCTCGCCGATTACCCGAACGTGCACCGCTGGTATCGGATGATGTTTGAGCGGCCCGCCGTGCAGCGCGGCTTCGATGTCAAACTCGACTGA
- a CDS encoding glutathione S-transferase family protein: MITIWGRSNSVNVQKVLWCCDELVLPYDRIDAGLQFGRNDTPDYLAMNPTGRIPTLIDGDYVLWESHAILRYLAMQYGATSSLYPNDPKARASVDRWLDWTLAMLVPAERPVFLTVVRTPAEQRDTAKLAADVTAVGALWKMLDAQLQKHFYIEGEKFTLADIVIGSYAKRWFGLEGVERPSLPNLERWYSRLAARSGFRKYIDFPLT, translated from the coding sequence GTGATTACAATCTGGGGACGCAGCAATTCCGTCAATGTTCAGAAAGTTTTGTGGTGCTGCGACGAGCTCGTGCTGCCGTACGACCGCATCGATGCAGGCCTGCAATTCGGGCGCAACGACACGCCCGACTATCTCGCGATGAATCCGACTGGCCGTATTCCGACCCTCATCGACGGCGACTACGTGCTGTGGGAATCGCATGCCATTCTTCGCTATCTTGCGATGCAATACGGCGCAACGAGCAGCCTCTATCCGAACGACCCGAAAGCGCGCGCGAGCGTCGACCGCTGGCTGGACTGGACACTCGCGATGCTCGTGCCCGCCGAACGGCCCGTGTTTCTCACCGTGGTGCGCACGCCGGCCGAACAGCGCGACACCGCGAAGCTTGCCGCTGACGTCACCGCGGTCGGCGCCCTGTGGAAGATGCTCGATGCGCAATTGCAAAAGCATTTCTATATCGAAGGCGAGAAATTCACGCTCGCCGACATCGTGATCGGTTCGTACGCGAAGCGCTGGTTCGGCCTCGAAGGTGTCGAGCGGCCGTCGCTGCCGAATCTCGAACGCTGGTACTCGCGCCTCGCGGCACGCTCGGGTTTCCGCAAATACATCGATTTCCCCCTCACCTGA
- a CDS encoding ATP-binding domain-containing protein yields MARIVPDDWKHVAAAGAAAREIETLRLLEEALPAGYTVYHGVHWTRVNQGFSVFGEADFVIVAPSGRVMIVEQKTGFLRETPKGLVKAYLQTERNVAIALARTIEGLHRRFTAAFGAGTYFIEELLYCPDHAVKDAAIAGVDPARIVDATRKDRLAAIIREALPADEPRLPCAAKIHHFLSDELSLTPDASALVGQAGTLVTRLAGGLATWARRLEFTPFRLRVIGTAGSGKTQLAVQVMNDAVARGQRPLYVCFNRPLADHIARVAPPEAKVANYHQLCDWIARDAGRAPDFAAPDVFAQLEAVFAQTPIDARWQYDVLIVDEGQDFREAWVPALERVLRPGGAWWWLEDPLQNLYMREPVALPGWTVLKESTNYRSPRDILDYLRDVVGASVPHAAELTAASPFDGSDIALSTYDEAQAADSCVDATKRAITQALSLGFRKQDIVVLSFRGREGSVLASLDQLGPHRVRSFTGKYDLFGSPEYRDGDVLLESIYRFKGQAAPCVILSEVDFDAFDERSARKLFVGATRATMKLIVVASQRAARYLQLGAGGAGEAGETAALNPSATH; encoded by the coding sequence ATGGCCCGCATCGTTCCCGACGACTGGAAGCACGTTGCCGCCGCCGGCGCCGCCGCGCGCGAAATCGAAACGCTGAGGCTGCTCGAAGAGGCGCTGCCGGCCGGCTACACGGTTTATCACGGCGTGCACTGGACGCGCGTCAACCAGGGCTTTTCGGTGTTCGGCGAAGCCGACTTCGTGATCGTCGCGCCGTCGGGGCGCGTGATGATCGTCGAACAGAAAACGGGCTTCCTGCGCGAAACGCCGAAGGGGCTCGTCAAGGCGTATCTGCAGACCGAACGCAATGTGGCGATCGCGCTGGCGCGTACGATCGAAGGCTTGCATCGGCGTTTCACCGCGGCCTTCGGCGCGGGCACCTACTTCATCGAGGAATTGCTGTACTGCCCCGATCATGCGGTAAAAGATGCGGCGATTGCCGGCGTCGACCCGGCGCGTATCGTCGACGCGACGCGCAAGGACCGGCTCGCGGCGATCATCCGCGAAGCGCTGCCTGCCGACGAGCCGCGTTTGCCATGCGCGGCAAAGATCCATCATTTCCTGTCCGACGAACTGTCGCTGACGCCCGATGCGAGCGCGCTGGTCGGCCAGGCGGGCACGCTCGTCACGCGGCTCGCGGGCGGCCTCGCAACATGGGCGCGGCGGCTGGAGTTCACGCCGTTTCGTCTGCGCGTGATCGGCACGGCCGGCTCGGGCAAGACGCAGCTCGCGGTGCAGGTGATGAACGACGCGGTCGCGCGCGGCCAGCGGCCGCTTTACGTGTGCTTCAACCGGCCGCTTGCCGATCACATTGCTCGCGTCGCGCCGCCCGAGGCGAAGGTCGCGAACTATCACCAGTTATGCGACTGGATCGCGCGCGACGCGGGCCGCGCGCCGGACTTCGCCGCGCCGGACGTCTTTGCGCAACTCGAAGCGGTCTTCGCGCAGACGCCGATCGACGCGCGCTGGCAATACGATGTGCTGATCGTCGACGAAGGGCAGGACTTCCGCGAAGCGTGGGTGCCGGCGCTCGAGCGCGTGCTGCGGCCGGGCGGCGCGTGGTGGTGGCTCGAAGATCCGCTGCAGAACCTGTATATGCGCGAGCCGGTCGCGCTGCCGGGCTGGACCGTGCTGAAGGAATCGACGAATTACCGCAGTCCGCGCGACATTCTCGACTATCTTCGCGACGTGGTCGGCGCATCGGTGCCGCACGCGGCGGAGCTGACCGCCGCGAGTCCGTTCGACGGCTCCGACATCGCGCTATCGACCTACGACGAAGCGCAAGCCGCCGACAGCTGTGTCGACGCGACCAAGCGCGCGATCACCCAGGCGCTTTCGCTCGGTTTTCGCAAGCAGGACATCGTCGTGCTGTCGTTTCGCGGACGCGAAGGCTCGGTGCTCGCGTCGCTCGATCAGCTGGGGCCGCACCGCGTGCGCAGCTTTACCGGCAAATACGATCTGTTCGGCAGCCCCGAGTACCGCGATGGCGACGTGCTGCTCGAATCGATCTATCGCTTCAAGGGGCAGGCCGCGCCGTGCGTGATTCTCTCGGAAGTCGACTTCGACGCGTTCGACGAACGCAGTGCGAGAAAGCTTTTCGTCGGCGCGACGCGCGCGACCATGAAGCTGATCGTCGTCGCGTCGCAGCGTGCCGCGCGGTATCTGCAGTTAGGCGCGGGTGGAGCAGGCGAAGCCGGGGAGACGGCCGCGCTCAACCCCAGCGCGACGCATTGA
- a CDS encoding phosphoribosyltransferase, with translation MKKPVLPLTYEKLDHWIESLQPALLAEGFSAAIGILRGGAPLALMASHSVGVPVAFLSYDRRARHVTWDSSLPLPAPGSKVLLCEDIAGRGFTLVDCIAFLEQHGLVVKTLTGAFDELSRIRPDFANDASGYFALFPWERQAYTEGYREDWLQVEAGAAKTMSHDHEYASYAIDLDGILLPDVPVTRYDADLAAALAERDALQPYEALPGIDLQHVRAVITGRPQTDLERTRAWLERHGFGHLELVMRVPDKHDETPLGAAAHKAAAALRCGVTHFIESDPVQALRIAQAAPLLRVIWWDAQTRSGTLVNASRWG, from the coding sequence ATGAAAAAGCCCGTTCTTCCGCTCACTTACGAAAAGCTCGACCACTGGATCGAATCGTTGCAGCCAGCCTTGCTGGCAGAAGGGTTTTCAGCCGCCATCGGCATCCTGCGCGGCGGCGCGCCCCTCGCGCTGATGGCGTCGCACAGTGTCGGCGTGCCCGTCGCGTTCCTCAGCTACGACCGCCGCGCGCGCCACGTCACGTGGGATTCGTCGCTGCCGCTGCCGGCGCCCGGTTCGAAAGTGCTGTTATGCGAAGACATTGCGGGCCGCGGCTTTACGCTCGTCGACTGCATCGCTTTTCTCGAACAGCATGGACTCGTCGTCAAGACGCTGACAGGCGCCTTCGACGAACTGAGCCGCATCCGCCCCGACTTCGCGAACGATGCGAGCGGCTATTTCGCGCTGTTTCCGTGGGAGCGCCAGGCGTACACCGAGGGTTATCGCGAGGACTGGCTGCAGGTCGAAGCCGGCGCCGCGAAGACGATGTCGCATGACCACGAGTACGCGTCCTACGCAATCGACCTCGACGGCATTCTGCTGCCCGATGTGCCGGTCACGCGCTACGACGCGGACCTGGCCGCAGCGCTGGCCGAACGCGATGCGCTGCAACCGTACGAGGCGCTGCCCGGCATCGACCTGCAGCACGTCCGCGCGGTCATCACAGGCCGGCCCCAGACGGACCTCGAACGCACGCGTGCGTGGCTCGAACGCCATGGCTTCGGGCATCTCGAACTCGTGATGCGGGTGCCCGACAAGCACGACGAAACGCCGCTCGGCGCCGCCGCGCACAAGGCGGCCGCCGCGTTGCGCTGCGGCGTCACGCATTTCATCGAAAGCGATCCGGTACAGGCGCTGCGCATCGCGCAGGCGGCGCCGCTCTTGCGCGTCATCTGGTGGGACGCGCAGACGCGTTCGGGCACGCTCGTCAATGCGTCGCGCTGGGGTTGA
- a CDS encoding molybdopterin-dependent oxidoreductase — MALDVTGKISNTTDSAHRVFHFSEAQILAMPAHSISTSTSWTPKSTFTGPLLADILKEVGAYGERIEVHTYDDYTYTLPVSDTDRYGVIVAYSMNGKRLKISDFGPLFLIYPRDAYPAELTGAATDAKFVWQIKALIIK, encoded by the coding sequence ATGGCGCTCGATGTCACGGGCAAGATTTCCAATACGACGGATAGCGCGCACCGCGTGTTTCACTTTTCGGAAGCGCAGATTCTCGCGATGCCCGCGCACTCGATTTCGACCTCGACCTCATGGACGCCGAAATCGACCTTCACGGGCCCGTTGCTCGCGGATATCCTGAAAGAGGTGGGTGCGTACGGCGAGCGCATCGAAGTCCACACCTACGACGACTACACGTACACGTTACCGGTGTCGGACACCGATCGTTATGGTGTGATCGTCGCGTATAGCATGAACGGCAAGCGGCTCAAAATCAGCGATTTCGGACCGCTCTTCCTCATTTATCCGCGTGACGCGTACCCGGCGGAACTGACCGGCGCGGCTACGGATGCGAAATTCGTATGGCAGATCAAGGCTTTGATCATCAAGTGA